In Lacerta agilis isolate rLacAgi1 chromosome 8, rLacAgi1.pri, whole genome shotgun sequence, one genomic interval encodes:
- the LOC117051692 gene encoding guanylate-binding protein 1-like: protein MEEPMCLIENNPNEQLRVNQEALKILQSIQQPVVVVAIVGLYRTGKSYLMNKLAGKDKGGFSLGPTVQASTRGIWMWCRSHPLKPDHTLVLLDTEGLGDVEKSNPENDAWIFALSILLSSTFVYNSMHTIDQYALEKLHYVSELTEHIKVKASAGQSSNRYYGMPDDFAFFFPTFIWTVRDFTLQLQLDGCPISEDEYLEHALKMKKDAPEKQDLPKKFLRQYFPNRKCFAFECPASRKDLAVLEDLPESRLSAEFVKQTHRFCSYIYENAQAKVIQGGHLVTGTSLGSLVETYVDSIRNGCMPCIENAVVALAQIENQAAMKDALNRYEAMVDLMLMPPTEDVAEVLQVHAVCEEEAIRVFLARAFKDEDQAHQRELGRQLQEKLQELCTRNEQASSDRCLAVLMELFQEMEERISNGKYAVPGGYQRFLEDQKKVVEKYHLVPEKGVMASQALQDFLESKETAAQSILQTDQTLTDKQKELEVEKARAEAARREAELQRQMQEQAQQMIREKDRSYEEHKRQLLAKMEEDRRALLAANERLLNQKLQEQRRLQQEGYQQEFSRLQSQVQSLESQIQQQRSQRRSSGGCVIS, encoded by the exons ATGGAAGAACCGATGTGTCTGATAGAGAACAACCCCAATGAACAGCTGCGGGTCAACCAGGAAGCCCTGAAGATCTTGCAGAGCATCCAGCAGCCCGTGGTGGTGGTGGCCATCGTGGGGCTATACCGCACTGGCAAGTCCTACCTCATGAACAAGCTGGCAGGAAAGGACAAAGGAG GTTTCTCTCTGGGACCCACAGTGCAAGCATCCACCAGAGGTATCTGGATGTGGTGTCGCTCGCATCCCCTGAAGCCTGATCACACCCTGGTGCTGTTGGACacggaagggctgggtgatgtcgAGAAg AGCAACCCTGAGAACGATGCGTGGATATTTGCCCTCTCCATTCTGCTTAGCAGCACCTTTGTCTACAACAGCATGCACACCATCGACCAGTATGCTCTGGAGAAACTGCA CTACGTGTCTGAATTAACTGAGCATATCAAGGTGAAGGCATCGGCCGGGCAGAGCAGTAACAGATATTATGGGATGCCTGATGACTTTGCCTTCTTCTTCCCAACCTTCATCTGGACTGTGCGGGATTTCACACTGCAGTTGCAGCTGGATGGGTGCCCTATTTCAGAGGACGAGTACTTGGAGCACGCATTGAAGATGAAGAAAG ATGCCCCTGAAAAGCAAGATCTTCCTAAGAAATTCCTGCGGCAGTATTTCCCCAACCGCAAGTGCTTTGCCTTTGAATGCCCAGCCTCACGGAAAGACTTGGCCGTCTTGGAGGACCTCCCGGAATCGAGGCTGAGCGCAGAGTTCGTGAAGCAAACGCACCGTTTCTGCAGCTACATTTATGAGAACGCACAGGCCAAAGTGATCCAGGGAGGGCACTTGGTGACTGGGACAT CCCTGGGGAGCCTAGTGGAGACTTACGTGGACTCCATCCGCAACGGATGTATGCCTTGCATCGAGAACGCTGTGGTGGCCTTGGCTCAGATCGAGAACCAGGCCGCCATGAAGGATGCTCTGAACCGCTATGAGGCAATGGTGGACCTCATGTTGATGCCTCCCACTGAGGACGTCGCAGAGGTTCTGCAAGTGCACGCTGTTTGCGAAGAGGAGGCCATTCGAGTGTTCCTGGCCCGTGCCTTCAAGGACGAAGACCAAGCGCACCAGAGAGAACTAGGG AGGCAGCTACAAGAAAAACTTCAAGAGTTGTGCACTCGCAACGAGCAGGCATCATCAGACCGTTGCCTGGCTGTGCTCATGGAGCTATTCCAAGAAATGGAGGAGAGGATTAGCAATGGGAAATACGCAGTGCCTGGTGGCTATCAAAGGTTCCTCGAGGACCAGAAGAAAGTAGTGGAGAAATATCACCTGGTGCCTGAGAAGGGAGTAATG GCTTCCCAGGCCCTGCAAGACTTCCTGGAATCCAAGGAGACAGCAGCCCAGTCCATTCTGCAGACTGACCAGACCCTCACGGACAAACAGAAGGAGCTTGAAG TGGAGAAAGCCCGGGCTGAGGCCGCCAGGCGGGAAGCTGAGCTCCAAAGACAGATGCAAGAACAGGCCCAGCAGATGATCCGGGAAAAGGATCGGAGCTATGAGGAGCACAAGCGCCAGTTGTTGGCCAAGATggaggaagacaggagggccCTCCTGGCTGCGAATGAGAGATTGTTGAACCAGAAGCTCCAG